The following are from one region of the Melaminivora suipulveris genome:
- a CDS encoding HAD-IIB family hydrolase: MHTMPHWSGAARACITGIFTDIDDTLTTDGAITPDALQALSNLKAAGLQIVAITGRPVGWSEPFALAWPLDAIVAENGAVALRRNASGGLDRLYQQDAATRATNFARMQQVLAHIEASIAGARRATDSAGRETDIAIDHSEFAHLSEAQIDKVVLAMRHEGMHATVSSIHINGWYGEHNKLEGARWIVRELWGRDLDAEMDRWAYVGDSTNDALMFQAFDNSVGVANIARFVPHLSHLPRYVTQGERGAGFAEVARAVLASRQRTS; the protein is encoded by the coding sequence ATGCACACCATGCCCCACTGGTCCGGCGCAGCACGCGCATGCATCACCGGAATCTTCACCGACATCGACGACACCCTGACCACCGATGGCGCCATCACGCCCGATGCCCTGCAGGCACTGTCGAATCTCAAAGCCGCCGGCCTGCAAATCGTCGCCATCACCGGCCGCCCCGTCGGCTGGAGCGAACCCTTCGCCCTCGCCTGGCCCCTGGACGCCATCGTCGCCGAGAACGGCGCCGTGGCGCTCAGGCGCAACGCCTCGGGCGGGCTGGACAGGCTCTACCAGCAGGACGCCGCCACGCGCGCCACCAATTTCGCGCGCATGCAGCAGGTGTTGGCGCACATCGAAGCCAGCATTGCCGGCGCGCGGCGCGCCACCGATTCCGCCGGGCGCGAGACCGACATCGCCATCGACCACAGCGAGTTCGCCCACCTGTCCGAAGCGCAGATCGACAAGGTGGTGCTGGCCATGCGCCACGAGGGCATGCACGCCACCGTGAGCAGCATCCACATCAATGGCTGGTACGGCGAGCACAACAAGCTGGAGGGCGCGCGCTGGATCGTGCGCGAGCTGTGGGGGCGCGACCTGGACGCGGAGATGGATCGCTGGGCTTATGTGGGCGACTCGACCAACGACGCGCTGATGTTCCAGGCTTTCGACAACAGTGTCGGCGTGGCCAACATCGCGCGCTTTGTGCCGCATCTGTCGCATCTGCCGCGCTACGTGACGCAGGGTGAGCGCGGCGCCGGGTTCGCTGAGGTAGCGCGGGCGGTGCTGGCGTCCCGGCAGCGGACTTCATGA
- a CDS encoding amino acid ABC transporter ATP-binding protein yields the protein MIELKNVSKWYGSFQVLNDCSTAIAKGEVVVVCGPSGSGKSTLIKTINALEPVQKGEIWVDGTAVHDPKTNLPKLRSRVGMVFQHFELFPHLSVTENLTIAQIKVLGRSADDAKARGLKMLDRVGLMAHKDKFPGQLSGGQQQRVAIARALSMDPIVMLFDEPTSALDPEMVGEVLDVMMGLAHEGMTMMCVTHEMGFARKVGNRVIFMDVGGKILEDCSKDEFFGHPENRQPRTKDFLNKILQH from the coding sequence ATGATCGAACTGAAGAACGTCTCCAAGTGGTATGGCAGCTTCCAGGTGCTGAATGACTGCTCCACCGCCATCGCCAAGGGCGAGGTGGTGGTGGTCTGCGGCCCGTCGGGTTCGGGCAAGTCGACCCTGATCAAGACCATCAACGCGCTGGAGCCGGTGCAAAAAGGCGAAATCTGGGTCGACGGCACGGCGGTGCACGATCCCAAGACCAACCTGCCCAAGCTGCGCTCGCGCGTGGGCATGGTGTTCCAGCACTTCGAGCTGTTTCCGCACCTGTCGGTGACCGAGAACCTGACGATTGCGCAGATCAAGGTGCTTGGCCGCAGCGCCGACGATGCCAAGGCGCGCGGCCTGAAGATGCTCGACCGCGTGGGCCTGATGGCGCACAAGGACAAGTTTCCGGGCCAGCTCTCGGGAGGTCAGCAGCAGCGTGTGGCCATCGCCCGTGCGCTGTCCATGGACCCCATCGTCATGCTGTTCGACGAGCCCACTTCGGCGCTCGATCCGGAGATGGTCGGCGAGGTTCTGGACGTCATGATGGGCCTGGCGCACGAGGGCATGACCATGATGTGCGTGACGCACGAGATGGGCTTTGCGCGCAAGGTCGGCAATCGCGTCATCTTCATGGACGTGGGCGGCAAGATCCTGGAGGACTGCAGCAAGGACGAGTTCTTCGGCCACCCGGAAAACCGCCAGCCGCGCACCAAGGATTTCCTGAACAAGATCCTGCAGCATTGA
- a CDS encoding amino acid ABC transporter permease: MNLNIDWSFFSWELFSNFVLKGLYFSLTLTVIATIGGVLLGTVLALMRLSGSRLLGVPATIYVNGMRSIPLVMVILWFFLLVPLIIGRPIGAEVSAIITFVAFEAAYFSEIMRAGIQSIPRGQVFAGQAMGMTYGQNMRLVVLPQAFRNMLPVLLTQTIILFQDTSLVYAIGAYDMLKGFEIAGKNYGRPIESYLAAAVVYFIICFALSWAVKRLHKKIAIIR, encoded by the coding sequence ATGAATCTCAATATTGATTGGTCGTTCTTCTCCTGGGAGCTGTTTTCCAACTTCGTGCTCAAGGGGCTGTATTTCAGCCTGACGCTGACGGTGATCGCCACGATCGGCGGGGTGCTGCTGGGTACGGTGCTGGCGCTGATGCGCCTGTCGGGCAGCCGCCTGCTGGGCGTGCCGGCGACGATCTACGTCAACGGCATGCGCTCCATCCCGCTGGTGATGGTGATCCTGTGGTTCTTCCTGCTGGTGCCGCTGATCATCGGCCGGCCCATCGGCGCGGAGGTCTCGGCCATCATCACCTTCGTGGCCTTCGAGGCGGCGTACTTCTCCGAGATCATGCGCGCCGGCATCCAGTCCATCCCGCGCGGGCAGGTCTTTGCCGGCCAGGCCATGGGCATGACCTACGGCCAGAACATGCGCTTGGTGGTGCTGCCGCAGGCGTTTCGCAACATGCTGCCGGTGCTGCTCACGCAGACCATCATCCTGTTCCAGGACACCTCGCTGGTCTATGCGATTGGCGCCTACGACATGCTCAAGGGCTTCGAGATCGCTGGCAAGAATTACGGCCGGCCCATCGAGTCGTACCTGGCTGCCGCAGTGGTTTATTTCATCATCTGCTTCGCGCTGTCGTGGGCCGTCAAGCGCCTGCACAAGAAGATCGCCATCATCCGTTGA
- a CDS encoding amino acid ABC transporter permease, whose translation MNWEWQVFCQDTISMEVGTSCFGKGGDVTYLDWMLSAWGWTISVSLLSLAIALVVGSLIGTLRTLEGRPWVVRLGNAWVEFFRNIPLLVHIFLWYHVIPAIFPAMKSLPGFVLVVFALGFFTSARIAEQVRSGIQALPRGQRYAGMAMGFTTFQYYRYVLLPMAFRIIIPPLTSESMNVFKNSSVAFAVSISELTMFAMQAQEETARGVEIYLAVTALYAISALAINRIMAFVERRARVPGLIAASGGGH comes from the coding sequence ATGAATTGGGAATGGCAGGTGTTCTGCCAGGACACCATCAGCATGGAGGTCGGCACGAGCTGCTTCGGCAAGGGCGGCGACGTGACCTACCTGGACTGGATGCTCTCGGCCTGGGGCTGGACGATCTCGGTATCGCTGCTGTCGCTGGCGATCGCGCTGGTCGTGGGCTCGCTCATCGGCACGCTGCGCACGCTGGAGGGCCGGCCCTGGGTCGTGCGCCTGGGCAATGCCTGGGTGGAGTTCTTTCGCAACATACCGCTGCTGGTCCACATCTTCCTGTGGTACCACGTGATTCCGGCCATCTTCCCGGCGATGAAGTCGCTGCCCGGCTTTGTGCTGGTGGTCTTCGCCCTGGGCTTCTTCACCTCGGCCCGCATCGCCGAGCAGGTGCGCTCAGGGATTCAGGCGCTGCCGCGCGGCCAGCGCTACGCCGGCATGGCCATGGGCTTCACCACGTTCCAGTACTACCGCTACGTGCTGCTGCCGATGGCGTTTCGCATCATCATCCCGCCGCTGACCAGCGAATCCATGAACGTGTTCAAGAACTCGTCGGTGGCCTTCGCGGTGTCGATCTCCGAGCTCACCATGTTCGCCATGCAGGCGCAGGAGGAAACCGCGCGCGGCGTCGAGATCTATCTGGCCGTCACGGCGCTGTACGCCATCTCGGCCCTGGCCATCAACCGCATCATGGCCTTCGTCGAGCGGCGCGCACGCGTGCCCGGCCTGATCGCCGCCAGCGGGGGAGGACACTGA
- a CDS encoding amino acid ABC transporter substrate-binding protein — protein sequence MKKQLLAAAITLLAAGTTFAQAGDTLAKIKSSGAITLGVRESSGLGYTLGNGKYVGFHTEMSERIADDIQKQLGLAKLDVKYQPVTSQNRIPLVTNGTVDLECGSTTNNQARQKEVAFAVTTYVEEVRIAVNAKSGITGIKDLNGKTIVTTTGTTSVQTLRKNKRADGLTFKEVMGKDHADSFLMLETGRADAFIMDGSILAASISKSKNPQDFKIVGEVLSVEPIACMLRKDDPAFKKAVDDSIKRQIADGSLAKLYDRWFMQPIPPNNVKIGLPLSEATKDAWAHPNDKPMESYEIK from the coding sequence ATGAAAAAACAATTGCTGGCCGCCGCCATCACCCTGCTGGCCGCAGGCACCACCTTCGCCCAGGCGGGCGACACGCTGGCCAAGATCAAGTCCTCCGGCGCCATCACCCTGGGCGTGCGCGAGTCCTCGGGCTTGGGCTACACCCTGGGTAACGGCAAGTACGTGGGTTTTCACACGGAGATGAGCGAGCGCATCGCCGATGACATCCAAAAGCAGCTCGGCCTGGCCAAGCTGGACGTCAAGTACCAGCCCGTGACCTCGCAAAACCGCATCCCGCTGGTGACCAACGGCACGGTGGACCTGGAGTGCGGCTCGACCACGAACAACCAGGCGCGCCAAAAGGAAGTGGCTTTTGCCGTGACCACCTACGTGGAAGAAGTGCGCATCGCCGTGAACGCCAAGTCGGGCATCACCGGCATCAAGGACCTGAACGGCAAGACCATCGTCACCACCACCGGCACGACCTCGGTGCAGACGCTGCGCAAGAACAAGCGCGCCGACGGCCTGACTTTCAAGGAAGTCATGGGCAAGGACCACGCCGACAGCTTCCTGATGCTGGAGACCGGCCGCGCCGACGCCTTCATCATGGACGGCTCCATCCTGGCGGCCAGCATCTCCAAGTCCAAGAACCCGCAGGACTTCAAGATCGTCGGCGAAGTGCTGTCGGTGGAGCCCATCGCCTGCATGCTGCGAAAGGACGACCCTGCCTTCAAGAAGGCCGTGGACGATTCCATCAAGCGCCAGATCGCCGACGGCTCGCTGGCCAAGCTGTATGACCGCTGGTTCATGCAGCCGATCCCGCCCAACAACGTGAAGATCGGCCTGCCGCTGTCCGAGGCCACCAAGGACGCTTGGGCCCATCCCAACGACAAGCCCATGGAGTCCTACGAAATCAAGTAA
- a CDS encoding LysR substrate-binding domain-containing protein, with amino-acid sequence METKWLEDFVSLAETRSFSRSAQLRHVTQPAFSRRIQALEAWAGTDLVDRSSYPTSLTAAGHTLHEQALEVLQALHNTRAVMRAHSSPASDMIEFAVPHTLAFTFFPAWVSSLRTDFGPFKSRLIALNVHDAVLRLVEGGCDVMVAYHHESQPIQLDPQRYEMVSLGQEPLAPYAKAGEGGAPLFTLPGSASEPLPFLGYAPGAYLGRVTDLILKQAATPIHLDRVYETDMAEGLKAMALEGHGVAFLPYSAAKKELRAGKLTNAAPPAMQQQLQMVMDVRAYREKPSRKDSSKDSSKDSSKGLVQSLWDYLAAHPSNAGV; translated from the coding sequence ATGGAAACCAAGTGGCTCGAAGATTTCGTCAGCCTGGCTGAGACGCGCAGCTTCAGCCGCTCGGCGCAACTGCGCCATGTGACGCAGCCGGCGTTTTCGCGCCGCATCCAGGCGCTGGAGGCCTGGGCCGGCACCGATCTGGTGGATCGCAGCTCCTACCCCACCAGCCTCACGGCCGCCGGCCACACGCTCCACGAGCAGGCGTTGGAAGTGCTGCAGGCGCTGCACAACACCCGCGCGGTGATGCGCGCGCACTCCAGCCCGGCCAGCGACATGATCGAGTTCGCCGTGCCGCACACGCTGGCCTTCACCTTCTTCCCGGCCTGGGTGTCGAGCCTGCGCACGGATTTCGGGCCGTTCAAGAGCCGGCTGATCGCGCTCAACGTGCACGACGCGGTGCTGCGGCTGGTGGAGGGCGGCTGCGACGTGATGGTCGCCTACCACCATGAGTCGCAGCCGATACAGCTCGATCCGCAGCGCTACGAGATGGTCTCGCTGGGGCAGGAGCCGCTGGCGCCCTACGCCAAGGCCGGCGAGGGTGGCGCGCCACTGTTCACACTGCCGGGCAGCGCCAGCGAGCCGCTGCCCTTTCTGGGCTATGCGCCCGGCGCCTACCTGGGCCGGGTCACCGATCTGATCCTCAAGCAGGCGGCCACGCCCATCCACCTGGACCGGGTCTACGAGACCGACATGGCCGAGGGCCTGAAGGCCATGGCGCTGGAGGGGCACGGCGTCGCTTTTCTGCCCTACAGCGCGGCGAAGAAGGAGCTGCGCGCGGGCAAGCTGACCAACGCTGCGCCGCCGGCCATGCAACAGCAGTTGCAGATGGTCATGGACGTGCGCGCCTACCGCGAAAAGCCCTCCCGCAAGGACTCCAGCAAGGACTCCAGCAAGGACTCCAGCAAGGGCCTGGTGCAGTCGCTGTGGGATTACCTGGCGGCCCATCCCAGCAACGCCGGCGTGTGA
- a CDS encoding TRAP transporter small permease encodes MPVHPPSGTPDPGSAPLPDASAEPRSLRLEYWLTAVSMALLALITFTNVIVRYFTDSSFAWTEEFSVFLMIVLALVGGSSAVARDQHIRIEFFCASGSAARRRRLAQLGASLVAVLFTLISALSVRVVWDDYRFEETSPGIGVPQWWYSVWLPILSALIAARAVGLLKRRTRQSDAEYLASDEPPAAPVAKGRP; translated from the coding sequence ATGCCTGTCCATCCCCCATCCGGGACGCCCGACCCCGGCAGCGCCCCCCTGCCTGACGCCAGCGCCGAGCCCCGCTCGCTGCGCCTGGAGTACTGGCTCACCGCCGTGTCCATGGCGTTGCTGGCTTTGATCACCTTCACCAACGTGATCGTGCGCTACTTCACCGATTCCTCGTTCGCCTGGACGGAGGAGTTCTCCGTGTTCCTGATGATCGTGCTGGCGCTGGTCGGCGGCTCCTCGGCCGTGGCGCGCGACCAGCACATCCGCATCGAATTCTTCTGCGCCTCCGGCTCGGCCGCGCGGCGCCGGCGCCTGGCGCAGCTGGGCGCATCGCTGGTGGCGGTCCTGTTCACGCTGATCTCGGCGCTTTCCGTGCGCGTGGTCTGGGACGACTATCGCTTCGAGGAGACCTCACCCGGCATCGGCGTGCCGCAGTGGTGGTATTCGGTCTGGCTGCCCATTCTGTCGGCGCTCATCGCCGCGCGCGCCGTGGGACTGCTCAAGCGCCGCACGCGCCAGAGCGACGCCGAGTACCTGGCCAGCGACGAGCCGCCGGCGGCACCGGTCGCGAAAGGCCGGCCATGA
- a CDS encoding TRAP transporter large permease, which yields MIATLLFVAFLSLMFLGVPIGAALGLAGAVAIGLANSEAQWFGLLAVPQNFYAGLGKYPLLAIPMFVLVGSIFDRSGVALRLVNFAVSIVGRGPGMLPLVAIAVAMFMGGISGSGPATAAAVGGVMIAAMARAGYPAGYSASVVASAAATDILIPPSVAFIVYSVLVPGASVPALFAAGMFPGVLAGLSLIIPAVWLARRHGMGKLEAGLARPPFWRSLREASWGLAAPVVILGGMRMGWFTPTEAAVVAVFYGLFVGMVVHRTIRVRDLFPILREAGELSAVILVVVSLAGIFAFSLSTLGVIDPVTRAIVESGLNESGVLALIIVLLLIMGMFLDGISIMLIFVPLMAPIMAHYQWDVVWFGVVLVLTIAIGQFTPPMAVNLMVSAKIAQARMEATTRWVLWLVAAMCLAMIAVVAWPQIALWLPARLGY from the coding sequence ATGATCGCCACGCTGCTGTTCGTCGCCTTCCTCTCGCTGATGTTCCTGGGCGTTCCCATCGGCGCGGCGCTGGGGCTGGCGGGTGCCGTGGCCATCGGCCTGGCCAACTCGGAAGCGCAATGGTTTGGCCTCTTGGCCGTGCCGCAGAACTTCTACGCCGGCCTGGGCAAATACCCGCTGCTGGCGATTCCGATGTTCGTGCTGGTCGGCTCCATCTTCGACCGCTCGGGCGTGGCGCTGCGGCTGGTGAACTTTGCCGTGTCCATCGTCGGCCGCGGGCCGGGCATGCTGCCGCTGGTGGCCATTGCCGTGGCCATGTTCATGGGCGGCATCTCCGGCTCGGGGCCGGCCACGGCCGCCGCAGTGGGCGGGGTGATGATCGCCGCCATGGCGCGCGCCGGCTATCCGGCCGGCTACAGCGCCAGCGTGGTGGCCAGCGCCGCGGCCACCGACATCCTGATCCCACCCTCGGTGGCCTTCATCGTCTATTCGGTGCTGGTGCCGGGCGCGTCGGTGCCGGCGCTGTTTGCCGCCGGCATGTTCCCCGGCGTGCTGGCCGGGCTGTCGCTGATCATCCCGGCGGTGTGGCTGGCGCGACGCCACGGCATGGGCAAGCTGGAAGCCGGCCTGGCGCGCCCGCCGTTCTGGCGCAGCCTGCGCGAGGCATCGTGGGGCCTGGCGGCGCCGGTGGTCATCCTGGGCGGCATGCGCATGGGCTGGTTCACGCCCACCGAGGCCGCCGTCGTCGCCGTGTTCTATGGCCTGTTCGTCGGCATGGTGGTGCACCGCACGATTCGGGTGCGCGATCTGTTTCCCATCCTGCGCGAGGCCGGCGAACTATCGGCCGTCATCCTGGTGGTGGTCTCGCTGGCCGGCATCTTCGCCTTCTCGCTGTCCACGCTGGGCGTGATCGACCCGGTCACGCGCGCCATCGTCGAGTCCGGCCTGAACGAGAGCGGCGTGCTGGCGCTGATCATCGTGCTGCTGCTGATCATGGGCATGTTCCTGGACGGCATCTCCATCATGCTGATCTTCGTGCCGCTGATGGCGCCCATCATGGCGCACTACCAGTGGGACGTGGTCTGGTTCGGCGTGGTGCTGGTGCTGACCATCGCCATCGGCCAGTTCACCCCGCCCATGGCCGTGAACCTGATGGTGTCGGCAAAAATCGCCCAGGCGCGCATGGAGGCCACCACGCGCTGGGTGCTGTGGCTGGTGGCCGCCATGTGCCTGGCGATGATCGCCGTGGTGGCCTGGCCGCAGATCGCGCTGTGGCTGCCGGCGCGACTGGGCTACTGA
- a CDS encoding DctP family TRAP transporter solute-binding subunit gives MKLRTFLTATAAAATLLTLGLPAAHAQNYKSEYRMSLVVGTAFPWGKGGEIWANKVREKTNGRINIKLYPGVSLIQGDQTREFSALRQGVIDMAVGSTINWSPQVKQLNLFSLPFLMPDYAAIDALTQGEVGKEIFKTLDKAGVVPLAWGENGYRELTNSKHAVKTPADMKGLKIRVVGSPLFVDTFTALGANPTQMSWADAQPAFASGAVDGQENPMSIFTAAKLQNVGQKYLTMWGYVADPLVFVVNKDVWNSWTPEDREHVRQAAIEAGKEEIVIARKGMIEPGQPLLKDIEGMGVTVTRLSPAERDAFVQATRAVYNKWKPTVGAPLVDMAEKAIAARKK, from the coding sequence ATGAAACTGCGCACTTTCCTCACCGCGACGGCTGCTGCCGCGACGCTGCTCACCCTGGGCCTGCCCGCCGCGCACGCGCAAAACTACAAGAGCGAATACCGCATGTCGCTGGTGGTGGGCACGGCCTTCCCCTGGGGCAAGGGCGGCGAGATCTGGGCCAACAAAGTGCGTGAGAAGACCAACGGCCGCATCAACATCAAGCTCTACCCCGGCGTGTCGCTGATCCAGGGCGACCAGACGCGCGAGTTCTCGGCGCTGCGCCAGGGCGTGATCGACATGGCCGTGGGCTCGACCATCAACTGGTCGCCGCAGGTCAAGCAGCTGAACCTGTTCTCGCTGCCGTTCCTGATGCCCGACTACGCCGCCATCGACGCGCTCACACAGGGCGAAGTCGGCAAGGAAATCTTCAAGACGCTGGACAAGGCCGGCGTGGTACCGCTGGCCTGGGGCGAGAACGGCTACCGCGAGCTGACCAACTCCAAGCACGCCGTCAAGACCCCCGCCGACATGAAGGGCCTGAAGATCCGCGTTGTGGGCTCGCCGCTGTTCGTCGACACCTTCACCGCCCTGGGCGCCAACCCCACGCAGATGAGCTGGGCCGACGCGCAGCCGGCGTTCGCCAGCGGCGCCGTGGACGGGCAGGAAAACCCGATGAGCATCTTCACCGCCGCCAAGCTGCAAAACGTCGGCCAGAAGTACCTGACGATGTGGGGCTACGTGGCCGACCCGCTGGTCTTCGTGGTCAACAAGGACGTGTGGAATTCCTGGACGCCCGAGGACCGCGAGCACGTGCGCCAGGCCGCCATCGAGGCCGGCAAGGAGGAGATCGTCATCGCACGCAAGGGCATGATCGAGCCCGGCCAGCCGCTGCTGAAAGACATCGAGGGCATGGGCGTCACCGTCACGCGCCTGTCGCCAGCCGAGCGCGACGCCTTCGTGCAAGCCACGCGTGCCGTCTACAACAAGTGGAAGCCCACCGTAGGCGCACCCTTGGTGGACATGGCTGAAAAAGCCATCGCCGCGCGGAAGAAGTAA
- a CDS encoding thiamine pyrophosphate-dependent dehydrogenase E1 component subunit alpha, with translation MNELLDLYRTMVRIRAFEDAAEAASQGGVSWGGAATEGAEVRVKGPLHLSTGQEAVAAGVCAHLHARDLLTSTHRGHGHTLAKGADPARMMCELFGRASGYNGGKGGSMHIADFSVGMLGANGVVTAGLPIAVGAAHGLKIRGEDAIAVSFFGDGAINRGPFLEALNWAQIYRLPVLFVCEDNRISATTQSAPMTAGEQAASARAQALGIPAVQVDGNAALAVSEAARKLIEEIRAGSGPRLLHALTYRLKGHVSVDPASYRDPAEVAQALKNDPIVLARERLQAQGLGEQAAQIEREADEEIAAAVATASAAPLPPPEAAYSDVVSIGEGAWT, from the coding sequence ATGAACGAACTGCTTGATCTGTACCGCACCATGGTGCGCATTCGCGCCTTCGAGGACGCGGCCGAGGCGGCCAGCCAGGGGGGAGTGTCCTGGGGCGGCGCAGCCACCGAGGGCGCCGAGGTGCGCGTCAAGGGCCCGCTGCACCTGTCCACCGGCCAGGAGGCCGTGGCCGCCGGCGTGTGCGCGCACCTGCATGCGCGCGACCTGCTGACCTCGACCCACCGCGGCCATGGTCACACCCTCGCCAAGGGCGCCGATCCGGCCAGGATGATGTGCGAGCTGTTCGGCCGCGCCAGCGGCTACAACGGCGGCAAGGGCGGCTCCATGCATATCGCGGATTTCTCGGTCGGCATGCTGGGCGCCAACGGCGTGGTCACCGCCGGCCTGCCGATCGCCGTGGGCGCGGCGCACGGCCTGAAAATCCGCGGCGAGGACGCCATCGCCGTGAGCTTCTTCGGCGACGGCGCCATCAACCGCGGCCCCTTTCTGGAAGCGCTGAACTGGGCGCAGATCTACCGCCTGCCGGTGCTGTTCGTGTGCGAGGACAACCGCATCTCTGCCACCACCCAGTCCGCGCCCATGACGGCCGGCGAGCAGGCCGCCAGCGCCCGCGCGCAGGCGCTGGGCATCCCGGCGGTGCAGGTCGACGGCAACGCCGCGCTGGCCGTGAGCGAGGCTGCGCGCAAGCTGATCGAAGAAATCCGCGCCGGCAGCGGCCCGCGCCTGCTGCATGCGCTGACCTACCGCCTCAAGGGCCACGTCTCGGTCGATCCGGCCAGCTACCGTGATCCGGCCGAGGTGGCCCAGGCACTGAAGAACGACCCCATAGTCCTGGCGCGCGAGCGGCTGCAAGCGCAGGGCTTGGGCGAACAGGCCGCGCAGATCGAGCGCGAGGCGGACGAGGAAATTGCTGCCGCCGTGGCGACGGCCAGCGCCGCGCCGCTGCCGCCGCCCGAGGCCGCCTACAGCGACGTGGTCAGCATTGGAGAAGGCGCATGGACGTGA
- a CDS encoding alpha-ketoacid dehydrogenase subunit beta translates to MRTLSYAQAAALALQEAMQTHPHIVALGEDLGRGGVFGQYRSADGRCLAELFGSQRIIDTPISEATIMGAGVGMALAGLHPVVEMRVADFALCAIDELVNQAAKNRFMFGGQGRVPLIARLPIGIWTASAAQHSQSFEAWFAHIPGLVVVAPATPQDNYGLLKASLASGDPVVYMEHKELWGLQGEVDTQATAELGKCRVAFDEGEGRDLTVVSWSRQVHVCVDAARELAASGVRTRVLDLRTIWPWDREAVLAAASASGRLLVVHEAVQAAGFGAEVAATVAEHTGARVARLGAPRIPVGYAPTLEAESRINAAQVVQAARRLLAH, encoded by the coding sequence GTGCGCACGCTGAGCTACGCACAGGCAGCGGCCCTGGCCTTGCAGGAGGCCATGCAGACCCACCCGCACATCGTCGCCCTGGGCGAGGACCTGGGCCGCGGCGGCGTCTTCGGCCAGTACCGGAGCGCCGACGGGCGCTGCCTGGCCGAGCTGTTCGGCTCGCAGCGCATCATCGACACGCCGATTTCCGAGGCGACCATCATGGGCGCCGGCGTCGGCATGGCGCTGGCCGGGCTGCATCCGGTCGTCGAGATGCGCGTGGCCGACTTCGCGCTGTGCGCCATCGACGAGCTGGTCAACCAGGCCGCCAAGAACCGCTTCATGTTCGGCGGCCAGGGCCGCGTGCCGCTCATTGCGCGCCTGCCCATCGGCATCTGGACGGCATCGGCCGCGCAGCACTCGCAGTCTTTCGAGGCCTGGTTTGCTCACATTCCCGGCCTGGTCGTCGTGGCGCCCGCCACGCCGCAGGACAACTACGGCCTGCTGAAAGCTTCGCTGGCCAGTGGCGACCCGGTGGTCTACATGGAGCACAAGGAGCTATGGGGCCTGCAGGGCGAGGTCGACACGCAGGCCACGGCCGAGCTGGGCAAGTGCCGCGTGGCTTTCGATGAAGGCGAGGGACGCGATCTGACCGTCGTCTCCTGGTCGCGCCAGGTGCATGTCTGCGTCGATGCCGCGCGCGAGCTGGCAGCCAGCGGCGTGCGCACCCGCGTGCTGGACCTGCGCACCATCTGGCCCTGGGACCGCGAAGCCGTGCTGGCCGCCGCCAGCGCCAGCGGTCGCCTGCTGGTGGTGCACGAGGCCGTGCAGGCCGCGGGCTTCGGCGCCGAGGTCGCCGCCACCGTGGCCGAGCACACGGGGGCGCGCGTGGCCCGTCTGGGCGCACCGCGCATTCCCGTGGGCTACGCGCCGACGCTGGAGGCCGAGTCGCGCATCAACGCCGCGCAGGTGGTGCAGGCAGCCCGCCGGCTGCTGGCACACTGA
- a CDS encoding DUF169 domain-containing protein: MTDVQTTPQALAQLSSALESVLKLRVPPIGMKLLESEAMLEVIPRVRRPKAVHTMDQIVAQATRLGWTVGITSEDLVGDQCRFVVGLGQDDPAWHTGQHMTGVWFATVEDATRHQAAMHRVPQGQYRALVVAPLHKWSGRAEDALGQPDIALFYATPGAMMYFINGLQWSGYRNFQWGVVGESSCADSWGRALKTREPSLSIPCYAERRYGGVLDDEMLMALTAADIAKALDGMQALAKNGLRYPFPQYGIQMDARAGLGVSYPKKG, encoded by the coding sequence ATGACCGACGTGCAAACCACTCCACAGGCGCTGGCGCAACTGTCCAGCGCGCTCGAATCCGTGCTCAAGCTGCGCGTGCCGCCCATCGGCATGAAGCTGCTGGAATCCGAGGCGATGCTGGAAGTCATCCCGCGCGTGCGCCGCCCCAAGGCGGTCCACACCATGGACCAGATCGTCGCCCAGGCCACGCGCCTGGGCTGGACGGTGGGCATCACCTCGGAAGACCTGGTCGGCGACCAGTGCCGCTTCGTCGTCGGCCTGGGCCAGGACGATCCGGCCTGGCACACCGGCCAGCACATGACCGGCGTGTGGTTCGCCACCGTTGAGGACGCCACGCGCCACCAGGCGGCCATGCACCGCGTGCCGCAGGGCCAGTACCGCGCGCTGGTCGTGGCGCCACTGCACAAGTGGAGCGGCCGCGCCGAAGACGCCCTGGGCCAGCCCGACATCGCGCTGTTCTACGCCACGCCCGGCGCCATGATGTACTTCATCAACGGCCTGCAGTGGAGCGGCTACCGCAACTTCCAGTGGGGCGTGGTGGGCGAGTCGTCCTGCGCGGATTCGTGGGGCCGGGCTTTGAAGACTCGCGAGCCCAGCCTGTCGATTCCCTGCTACGCCGAGCGCCGCTACGGCGGCGTGCTCGACGACGAGATGCTGATGGCGCTCACCGCCGCCGACATCGCCAAGGCGCTGGACGGCATGCAGGCGCTGGCCAAGAACGGCCTGCGCTACCCCTTCCCGCAGTACGGCATCCAGATGGACGCGCGCGCCGGGCTGGGCGTGAGCTACCCGAAGAAGGGCTGA